A stretch of Vibrio aphrogenes DNA encodes these proteins:
- the matP gene encoding macrodomain Ter protein MatP produces the protein MKYQQLENLECGWKWQYLIRKWKDGEAITRYQDSSESQAAIIGLQKLEHQPTQVLNWIDEHMNPHLDNKLKQAIRAKRKRHFNAEHTHTKKKSIDLDYAVWEKLSERAQELGCTLSEAIEYLVSEASRGEKASKKVNSIKADLSKLLDF, from the coding sequence ATGAAATATCAACAACTTGAAAATTTAGAGTGCGGATGGAAGTGGCAATATTTAATTCGAAAATGGAAAGATGGAGAAGCCATCACACGCTATCAAGATTCCAGTGAATCTCAAGCAGCAATTATTGGTTTGCAAAAGCTAGAACATCAGCCCACACAAGTTCTCAATTGGATTGATGAACACATGAATCCGCACCTTGATAATAAGCTGAAACAAGCAATTAGAGCGAAACGTAAACGTCATTTTAATGCAGAGCATACTCATACTAAGAAGAAGTCGATAGATTTAGACTACGCAGTCTGGGAAAAGCTCTCTGAACGAGCTCAAGAGCTTGGCTGTACTTTATCAGAAGCTATTGAATACTTGGTATCCGAGGCTTCTCGAGGAGAGAAGGCGAGTAAGAAAGTGAATAGTATTAAAGCCGATTTAAGTAAATTACTTGATTTCTAA
- a CDS encoding tyrosine-type recombinase/integrase, translating to MRKNIPLQTDEKKRKQSLNQFSHPISYSLFSDLTHQMYSHNSLLSMTNDWNRFVDFCLTKKVSPLPASITAVRLFLEQECRSRKFASIRRYSLTIGLVHRLHSLADPTNHRQIHFTLSAIRNMKKGDATQATAFTEKHLDSLYEVLKDSESIKDLRDLVIYSLMFECILKRGQLRDLQTSQIQRHHSGGYQVSVADKSYCVSDRTSELVDQWLQILGEEHHGYVFCRIDKHGNLGKDALNDSSIFRVFRRASTLLNLPEHLAFSGQSTRIGATQDLYKKGYNLQQIQDIGRWSSIVMPAQYLGKNALSESEQLLFKKIKSWD from the coding sequence ATGCGGAAAAATATTCCACTACAAACTGACGAAAAGAAACGAAAACAAAGTTTGAATCAATTTAGTCACCCCATCAGCTATTCATTATTTTCTGATTTAACTCACCAGATGTATTCGCATAATTCTTTGTTATCTATGACAAATGACTGGAATCGTTTTGTGGATTTTTGTCTGACAAAGAAAGTCAGCCCCCTACCAGCGTCAATTACCGCCGTTAGATTATTTTTGGAACAAGAATGTCGTAGCCGAAAATTTGCTTCTATACGCCGATATAGTTTAACCATTGGATTAGTTCATCGTCTGCATTCCTTAGCTGACCCGACGAACCATAGACAAATTCATTTTACGTTATCGGCTATTCGCAATATGAAAAAAGGAGATGCGACTCAAGCCACTGCGTTTACTGAAAAGCATCTTGATTCACTCTATGAAGTGTTAAAAGACAGTGAGTCAATTAAAGATTTACGAGATTTGGTCATTTATAGCCTGATGTTTGAATGTATTTTAAAGCGAGGTCAATTACGAGATCTACAAACATCACAAATACAAAGACACCACTCAGGTGGTTATCAAGTGTCTGTCGCTGATAAAAGTTATTGTGTCAGCGATAGGACATCCGAACTCGTCGACCAATGGTTGCAAATCTTGGGTGAAGAGCATCACGGATACGTATTTTGTCGTATCGATAAGCATGGCAACTTAGGAAAAGATGCGTTAAATGATTCATCTATTTTTAGAGTGTTTCGCCGAGCCAGCACCTTACTGAATTTACCCGAGCATTTGGCGTTTTCAGGTCAGTCAACCCGAATTGGTGCGACTCAAGACTTATATAAGAAAGGATACAATTTACAGCAAATTCAAGATATTGGGCGTTGGTCAAGTATCGTGATGCCTGCTCAATACCTTGGGAAGAATGCCTTGTCAGAATCAGAACAGTTGCTATTTAAGAAAATAAAAAGCTGGGATTAA
- the yciH gene encoding stress response translation initiation inhibitor YciH: protein MSLVYSTETGRIKQEKIIEERPKGDGIVRIQRQTKGRKGKGVCLVTGLDLSDTELKLVAAELKKVCGCGGSVKDGVIEIQGDNREKIKAHLDKKGHTVKLAGG from the coding sequence ATGTCTCTCGTTTATTCCACTGAAACTGGTCGAATCAAGCAAGAAAAAATTATTGAAGAACGTCCCAAAGGCGATGGCATAGTTCGTATTCAAAGACAAACCAAAGGCAGAAAAGGAAAAGGGGTTTGCCTGGTTACCGGTTTAGACTTATCTGATACCGAGCTCAAATTAGTCGCCGCTGAATTAAAGAAAGTCTGTGGATGTGGTGGTAGCGTAAAAGATGGCGTTATTGAAATCCAAGGCGATAATCGTGAAAAGATCAAAGCTCATTTAGATAAAAAAGGCCACACTGTAAAATTAGCCGGTGGATAA
- a CDS encoding cystatin domain-containing protein: MYKNILAISTITLAMTACSATPPTENPELTMKCETVKSMPGGWQEAEISAEVKQSALLAVASLEGNHSVKSIQRAQQQVVAGMNYKVEFTIEDDTTYTAKVYKDLKGQYKIISIQPQSLLDECLAQQDAK, encoded by the coding sequence ATGTATAAAAATATTCTCGCGATTTCAACCATCACGCTTGCAATGACCGCATGTAGTGCAACACCACCAACTGAAAACCCTGAATTGACCATGAAATGCGAAACCGTCAAATCAATGCCGGGAGGCTGGCAAGAGGCTGAGATATCAGCAGAAGTAAAACAGTCAGCCTTATTAGCCGTGGCAAGCTTAGAAGGTAACCATAGCGTCAAATCGATTCAACGCGCACAGCAACAAGTTGTCGCAGGTATGAATTACAAAGTTGAATTTACCATTGAAGACGATACAACCTATACAGCAAAAGTTTATAAAGACTTAAAAGGTCAATACAAAATCATCAGTATCCAACCACAATCTTTACTAGATGAATGCCTAGCACAGCAAGACGCAAAATAA
- a CDS encoding D-alanine--D-alanine ligase yields the protein MKMKNILLLCGGGSSEHEVSLVSAKYLEQQLGLTPEFKVIKVEIKPEAWFASTGEKVELDIARSCLKGDHFPAQTIDFVVPCIHGFPGETGDIQSLFEMANIPYLGCGPEASSNSFNKITSKLWYDALNIPNTPYRFLTENNQQSISLAEQAFDLWGKVFVKAARQGSSVGCYSVTKKEELATAISSAFGYSDQVLIEKSVKPRELEVAAYELNGELIITKPGEVIAPEGVFYTYDEKYSAESHSSTVLEAEGLTNEQLACIEEYSRKVFVHMNLKNLSRIDFFLTEEGDIYLNEVNTFPGMTPISMFPKLMEHNGHQFSEFLASSIKASLENHA from the coding sequence ATGAAGATGAAAAATATTTTATTATTATGTGGTGGTGGTTCATCTGAGCATGAAGTGTCACTGGTATCAGCAAAGTACTTAGAACAACAACTGGGACTCACACCAGAATTTAAAGTGATTAAAGTGGAGATAAAACCAGAAGCTTGGTTTGCCTCAACAGGGGAAAAAGTAGAACTTGATATAGCTCGCTCTTGTTTAAAAGGCGATCATTTCCCTGCCCAAACAATTGATTTTGTTGTGCCTTGTATTCATGGTTTTCCAGGAGAGACAGGGGACATTCAATCTTTATTCGAAATGGCCAATATTCCTTATTTAGGTTGTGGTCCAGAAGCGAGCTCCAATAGCTTTAATAAAATCACCTCTAAGCTTTGGTACGACGCACTTAATATTCCCAATACTCCATACCGTTTCTTGACTGAAAATAACCAACAATCCATTTCTCTCGCTGAACAAGCGTTTGATCTTTGGGGGAAAGTATTTGTCAAAGCTGCGCGCCAAGGGTCGTCCGTTGGCTGTTACAGTGTCACAAAGAAAGAAGAGTTAGCCACCGCAATCTCCTCAGCTTTTGGTTATTCTGATCAAGTGCTGATTGAAAAATCAGTAAAACCAAGAGAATTGGAAGTGGCCGCTTATGAGTTAAATGGCGAGTTGATTATTACCAAGCCTGGTGAAGTGATTGCTCCTGAAGGCGTGTTTTACACCTACGATGAAAAGTACAGCGCTGAGAGCCACTCTTCAACGGTGCTAGAAGCAGAAGGGCTAACAAATGAACAACTGGCTTGTATTGAAGAATACTCAAGAAAAGTCTTTGTTCACATGAACTTGAAAAACTTATCTCGTATTGACTTTTTCTTAACTGAAGAAGGGGATATTTACTTAAATGAAGTCAACACCTTCCCAGGAATGACGCCGATCTCTATGTTCCCGAAATTAATGGAACATAACGGTCATCAATTTAGTGAGTTTTTAGCCAGCTCAATTAAAGCCAGTTTAGAAAACCACGCATAA
- a CDS encoding LysR family transcriptional regulator, which yields MNSSITLEALHVLDAIARRGSFAAAAQELNRAPSSLSYQVQKLEQDLDLVIFDRSGHKAVFTQAGQFILDRGRALIAASNELVSDANILAHGWELDITIAYDCLIPIHTFFPLLKQLEEQSKTRLKLQEETLAGNWEALSYDRADILICPKPEHLPIDVKVDSLGKLNMIWVASPEHIVHKRTADFDQQSRIKYRAIVVADTARTSPTLTKNLLDEQPRLTVSNFNAKVDALCAGLGIGTMPENVAKPLIEKGRLKKIAGTYDQPMEIIIAWRRNKMGKAKSWCIQYLKKHWTHDYLS from the coding sequence TTGAACAGCAGCATCACTCTAGAAGCATTACATGTGTTAGATGCCATTGCACGACGAGGAAGCTTTGCCGCGGCGGCACAAGAACTGAATCGAGCCCCGTCATCTCTTAGTTATCAAGTACAAAAACTGGAACAAGATTTGGATTTGGTCATTTTTGATCGTTCTGGACATAAAGCGGTGTTTACGCAAGCTGGACAGTTTATTCTTGATAGGGGGCGTGCCTTAATCGCAGCATCGAATGAATTAGTGTCCGATGCGAATATTTTGGCCCATGGCTGGGAGCTGGATATTACCATTGCTTACGACTGTTTAATTCCCATTCACACATTTTTTCCACTTCTCAAGCAACTTGAAGAGCAATCGAAAACCCGCTTAAAGCTTCAAGAAGAAACACTGGCAGGTAACTGGGAAGCGTTATCTTATGACAGGGCAGATATTCTTATTTGTCCTAAACCAGAACATTTACCGATTGATGTTAAAGTTGACTCATTAGGTAAGCTGAACATGATCTGGGTGGCTTCACCGGAGCATATCGTACACAAAAGAACTGCAGATTTTGATCAGCAATCGCGAATTAAATACCGTGCCATTGTTGTCGCCGATACCGCAAGAACCTCACCAACACTAACGAAAAATTTACTCGACGAGCAACCAAGACTAACCGTTAGTAATTTTAATGCGAAAGTAGATGCGTTATGTGCAGGTTTAGGGATCGGGACGATGCCGGAAAATGTTGCGAAGCCTTTAATTGAAAAAGGACGATTAAAAAAAATAGCAGGTACGTACGATCAACCGATGGAAATCATCATTGCTTGGCGACGCAACAAAATGGGCAAAGCAAAGTCTTGGTGTATCCAATATCTGAAAAAACATTGGACACACGATTATTTGAGTTAG
- a CDS encoding AAA family ATPase: MIKESWQSALPNFSQFEDTLTHGASLPPLSFLDLQPRLKSSILHFHHLVEFPRFLLINGPDNYLYRQAIYQSYQSLINLNEIHSVPVISSETIEPEDLFGLYESENGEIKYEKPGLLDKAHGGYLILSANAILANPRIWPKLKAAILGNPCSAIAANPKNVVSHLSQKQYDIKLVIIGDRMQLGDLDLFDADIRTSLCLFSEVELDYKIDATTFEPYIQYINGIIKAHHFPPLADKEAWAFFLTQGARETEDQNRMPLCPIWHKTLLAEAALLSKGEAITQPHLAQALAERNYRQSYLPERALDDILEGQVIIETQGEQVGQVNGLTVIEVPGHPVTYGEPARISCVIHFGDGDIADVERKAELGGNLHAKGMMIMQAFLSSALNLDEPLPFAASIVFEQSYSEVDGDSASLAELCSLVSALSEYPINQQIAVTGAVDQFGRVQAVGGLNEKIEGFFHVCKHQGLTGQQGVILPKSNLKHLSLQQYVVDAMKDETFHLWSVESVDEALPLILGKAFRGDDDETILKRISERIEHFDKHDSVPCGFLAKLKNLLSNH; this comes from the coding sequence ATGATCAAAGAGTCTTGGCAATCTGCACTACCTAATTTCTCACAATTTGAAGATACCCTTACACACGGAGCCTCTCTCCCTCCTTTATCTTTTTTGGATCTTCAGCCTAGACTTAAATCCAGTATTCTACATTTTCATCATCTTGTGGAGTTTCCCCGCTTTTTATTAATCAACGGGCCGGATAACTATCTTTATCGTCAAGCGATATACCAATCTTACCAGTCGCTCATCAATCTCAATGAAATTCACTCAGTTCCTGTTATTTCGAGCGAAACAATTGAACCAGAAGATTTATTTGGCCTTTATGAGAGTGAAAACGGTGAAATAAAGTATGAGAAACCTGGGCTATTAGATAAAGCGCATGGTGGCTACTTGATTTTATCGGCCAATGCGATTTTAGCGAACCCACGAATTTGGCCAAAATTGAAAGCAGCCATTCTCGGCAATCCATGCTCGGCCATTGCCGCTAATCCTAAGAATGTGGTTAGCCACCTATCTCAGAAACAATATGATATTAAATTAGTGATTATCGGCGACCGGATGCAACTGGGTGATTTAGACCTGTTTGATGCTGACATTCGAACGTCACTGTGTCTTTTTTCAGAAGTGGAATTGGACTATAAAATCGATGCAACGACTTTTGAGCCTTATATTCAATATATTAATGGAATTATCAAAGCGCATCACTTCCCACCTTTAGCGGATAAAGAAGCGTGGGCCTTCTTCCTTACTCAAGGTGCTAGAGAAACCGAAGATCAAAATAGAATGCCTTTATGCCCGATTTGGCACAAAACTTTATTAGCTGAGGCAGCGTTGCTCTCTAAGGGAGAGGCAATTACTCAGCCGCATTTAGCGCAAGCACTGGCGGAACGCAACTATCGACAGTCTTATTTACCAGAAAGAGCACTCGACGATATTCTCGAAGGTCAAGTTATCATCGAGACGCAAGGTGAACAAGTTGGTCAAGTCAATGGCTTAACCGTGATTGAAGTACCAGGACATCCTGTGACTTATGGTGAACCAGCACGTATCTCGTGTGTGATTCATTTTGGCGATGGTGACATTGCCGATGTTGAACGCAAAGCTGAATTGGGCGGTAATTTGCATGCGAAAGGCATGATGATTATGCAAGCCTTCTTAAGTAGTGCGTTAAATCTTGATGAGCCTTTACCATTTGCTGCTTCAATCGTATTTGAACAGTCCTATTCAGAGGTGGATGGTGATAGTGCGTCATTAGCGGAGCTTTGCTCTTTAGTCAGCGCGTTATCCGAGTATCCGATCAATCAACAAATCGCTGTTACTGGAGCTGTAGACCAATTTGGTCGAGTTCAAGCCGTCGGTGGTCTAAATGAGAAGATTGAAGGCTTTTTCCATGTTTGTAAACACCAGGGATTAACGGGCCAACAAGGCGTGATTTTACCTAAATCAAATTTAAAACATTTATCGCTGCAACAATATGTAGTGGACGCAATGAAGGATGAAACTTTCCATTTATGGTCTGTTGAATCTGTTGATGAAGCACTGCCGCTTATACTGGGTAAAGCATTTCGTGGTGATGATGATGAAACTATCTTGAAGAGAATTTCAGAGCGAATTGAACATTTTGATAAGCACGATAGCGTGCCTTGTGGATTTTTGGCTAAGCTCAAAAACCTTTTAAGTAATCACTGA
- a CDS encoding SPOR domain-containing protein yields the protein MKKIAIISLSALFLAACSSSDYDGEVAMETYQESYKTDDVPQPLTELSTAPLEQDVQSVTKAQTAKKGEVDKKVVKLSPATAESSESTVKVFYPNNKEATQPQSGHFLVQVIAVENQKNLLQTATDLPENQPKWENVKTVNNKQWHTLLFGDFKTSQEAKDAIMRLPARYQNMGPFVKSVDSITNSDFPTLKKLP from the coding sequence ATGAAGAAAATAGCAATTATCTCTCTTTCAGCACTATTTTTAGCCGCGTGTTCATCCTCTGATTATGACGGTGAAGTGGCGATGGAAACTTATCAAGAATCATATAAAACCGATGATGTACCACAACCGCTCACTGAGCTCAGCACTGCGCCATTAGAGCAAGACGTTCAATCAGTAACAAAAGCACAAACCGCTAAAAAAGGAGAGGTGGATAAGAAAGTGGTGAAGCTAAGTCCAGCCACCGCAGAGTCCTCAGAATCGACAGTAAAGGTTTTTTACCCTAACAACAAAGAAGCAACGCAGCCTCAATCAGGGCACTTTTTAGTACAAGTTATTGCGGTAGAGAATCAAAAAAACCTGTTACAAACGGCGACTGATTTACCAGAAAACCAACCTAAATGGGAAAATGTCAAAACCGTTAATAACAAACAATGGCACACCTTACTATTTGGAGACTTCAAAACCTCTCAAGAAGCAAAAGATGCCATCATGCGATTACCTGCTCGCTATCAAAATATGGGACCATTCGTAAAAAGCGTTGATTCCATTACCAATTCAGATTTTCCAACATTGAAAAAATTACCATAA
- a CDS encoding c-type cytochrome — protein sequence MKKITLLSLCVFAMSPSITFAADAAAGKAKTMTCTACHGADGIALIKTYPNLKGQNAAYLEKQMKAFKSGERKDPVMSPMAATINDADIADIAAYYESLK from the coding sequence ATGAAAAAAATCACGTTATTATCTCTTTGTGTGTTCGCTATGTCCCCAAGCATCACATTTGCCGCCGATGCGGCAGCAGGAAAAGCAAAAACCATGACGTGCACCGCTTGTCATGGTGCTGATGGTATCGCTTTAATCAAAACTTATCCAAATCTTAAAGGGCAAAATGCTGCATACCTAGAAAAGCAAATGAAAGCTTTTAAAAGTGGTGAACGTAAAGATCCTGTTATGTCACCAATGGCTGCAACTATTAATGACGCCGATATTGCTGATATTGCTGCCTATTATGAAAGTTTAAAGTAA
- a CDS encoding bifunctional acetate--CoA ligase family protein/GNAT family N-acetyltransferase — MLTLNKLLKPSSIAVIGASQRPFRAGSIVMQNLLNGGFQGVIMPVTPKYKSVNGVLAYSQVEHLPLIPDLAIVCTNAKHNKLIIQQLANKGVGAVIIISADMYQSNDDSRLSLDDECLAIAHKAGMRILGSNSLGIILPWINLNASLAPVSASKGNIAFISQSAAVCTTILDWASDKDIGFSSFISLGNAIDIDFPELLDTLSVDSKTSAILLYVDSIKDARMFMSAARSASRNRRILVLKSGRSAEGQHAVSLHTRGNQSIDIIYDSAIKRSGMLRVNNTHELFAALETLTHSVPLRGERLAIITNGGGPGVMAVDELIQRGGKLATLTEDTKTKLDLILPASWSQSNPIDLVGDADSQRYADVMNVLFDSENVDAILIMHSPSAISHPTHTAQAVIDVIQSHPKSNHFNILTNWSGELTAKEARGLFTKAGIPTYRTPEGAVGAYMHLVEYRRNQKQLMETPSSVELRNPEQLAQAKQWIIQHIDDDTCFFESHQISGLLKSYNVSVLPTWLASDASEAVHISEKIGYPVAIKLRSPDIIRKSEVQGVMLNLRNAVEVANATQAIMDRTSLRYPSALIHGVSVQKMANRAGSQELRIRIETDPIFGPVIMLGQGGTEWDVTEDASVALLPLNMALARYLVIRAMRVGKLRLEQLPNPIDTIALCRLLVRLSQMMVDNPEILSLDLHPLLAADDEFTVIDARLELKAKLGIKRQRLAIKPYPVEHEQSVSLKNATRCLLRPVLPEDEEKMASFITQVSREDLYKRFFSEVGEFNHEALANLTQIDFDREMAFVAVERDSSNTETIIGVARVIADPSNFDAEFSILIRSDLKGMGLGRILMEKLIAYSKSKGTVQLSGITMPSNKGMVQLAKKLNFKTDIHFEDNIVEMLLIL, encoded by the coding sequence ATGTTGACTCTGAATAAATTATTAAAGCCAAGCTCCATTGCAGTCATCGGCGCCTCACAACGCCCTTTTCGTGCCGGTTCTATCGTCATGCAAAATTTGCTCAATGGTGGTTTCCAAGGAGTGATTATGCCGGTGACACCAAAATATAAATCCGTCAATGGTGTCTTAGCTTATTCTCAGGTTGAACACCTTCCTTTAATTCCGGATCTTGCTATTGTGTGTACTAATGCAAAACACAATAAATTGATCATTCAACAACTTGCCAATAAAGGTGTCGGCGCTGTTATTATCATATCTGCGGATATGTACCAATCAAATGATGACTCTCGCCTTAGTTTAGATGATGAGTGCCTTGCGATTGCGCACAAAGCGGGAATGAGAATTTTAGGCTCCAATAGCCTCGGTATTATCTTACCTTGGATCAACCTCAATGCATCCTTAGCCCCAGTCTCTGCTTCCAAGGGCAATATTGCCTTTATCTCTCAATCAGCTGCGGTCTGTACCACCATTTTAGATTGGGCCAGTGATAAAGACATTGGATTCTCCAGTTTTATATCGTTAGGTAATGCTATCGATATCGATTTTCCTGAATTACTAGATACCTTATCAGTCGATAGTAAAACCTCGGCCATATTATTGTATGTAGACTCAATTAAAGATGCCCGAATGTTTATGTCTGCAGCCCGGAGTGCGTCACGCAATCGACGAATATTGGTACTTAAATCAGGGCGAAGTGCCGAAGGACAACACGCGGTGTCTTTACATACTCGAGGTAATCAAAGTATTGATATCATTTATGATTCAGCAATAAAGCGCTCAGGTATGTTGCGAGTAAATAACACTCATGAACTGTTTGCGGCTTTAGAAACATTAACGCACTCGGTGCCACTTAGAGGCGAACGTTTAGCCATCATAACCAATGGCGGTGGCCCTGGTGTCATGGCGGTGGATGAATTAATCCAACGCGGTGGCAAATTAGCGACATTAACGGAAGACACCAAAACAAAACTTGATCTTATTTTACCGGCCAGTTGGTCCCAAAGTAACCCTATCGACTTAGTGGGTGATGCCGACAGTCAACGCTATGCGGATGTGATGAATGTCTTATTTGATAGTGAGAACGTGGATGCCATCTTAATTATGCACAGCCCTTCGGCAATTTCTCATCCTACACACACTGCGCAAGCGGTCATTGACGTTATCCAATCACACCCTAAAAGTAACCATTTTAATATATTGACGAATTGGTCTGGAGAATTGACCGCAAAAGAAGCGCGCGGTTTATTTACCAAAGCGGGAATCCCGACCTATCGAACCCCAGAGGGTGCGGTCGGAGCTTATATGCACTTAGTGGAATATCGCCGCAATCAAAAGCAACTCATGGAAACCCCATCCTCTGTTGAATTGCGCAATCCAGAACAATTAGCTCAAGCTAAGCAATGGATCATTCAACATATAGACGATGACACATGCTTTTTTGAATCTCATCAAATATCTGGTTTATTAAAAAGTTACAACGTCTCGGTATTACCGACCTGGTTGGCTTCTGATGCCAGTGAAGCGGTTCATATTAGTGAAAAAATTGGTTACCCAGTGGCAATCAAATTGCGTTCCCCTGATATCATTCGCAAATCGGAAGTACAAGGTGTCATGCTCAATTTGCGTAATGCTGTTGAAGTTGCCAATGCCACTCAAGCTATCATGGATCGAACCTCACTTCGTTACCCTTCCGCTTTAATTCACGGTGTCTCGGTACAAAAAATGGCAAATCGTGCCGGTTCACAAGAATTGCGAATTCGAATTGAAACTGACCCTATTTTTGGGCCTGTTATTATGTTGGGTCAAGGTGGTACAGAGTGGGATGTTACCGAAGATGCTTCCGTTGCGTTGCTTCCTTTGAATATGGCATTGGCACGCTATTTAGTGATACGAGCCATGCGTGTAGGGAAATTGCGATTAGAACAACTCCCTAACCCTATTGATACCATTGCATTGTGTCGATTATTAGTGCGCTTATCTCAAATGATGGTTGATAACCCAGAAATCCTCAGCCTTGATCTTCACCCTTTATTAGCGGCTGACGATGAATTTACGGTCATCGATGCCCGCTTAGAATTAAAAGCCAAATTAGGTATCAAACGACAACGATTGGCGATAAAACCCTATCCTGTAGAACATGAGCAATCTGTCAGCTTAAAAAATGCCACCCGTTGCTTATTGCGCCCGGTTTTACCAGAAGATGAAGAAAAAATGGCCTCTTTCATCACTCAAGTTTCACGTGAAGATCTTTATAAACGTTTCTTTTCTGAAGTGGGTGAATTTAATCATGAAGCGTTAGCCAATCTTACTCAGATTGATTTTGACCGCGAGATGGCCTTCGTGGCTGTGGAGAGAGACTCATCAAATACAGAAACGATTATTGGCGTGGCCAGAGTCATTGCCGATCCGAGTAATTTTGATGCTGAATTTTCCATTTTAATTCGTTCCGATCTTAAAGGTATGGGCTTAGGTCGAATACTAATGGAGAAGCTGATCGCTTATAGTAAAAGCAAAGGTACGGTTCAACTCAGTGGTATCACCATGCCTTCCAATAAAGGCATGGTGCAATTAGCGAAGAAACTGAATTTTAAAACGGACATTCATTTTGAAGATAACATTGTGGAGATGTTACTCATTTTGTAA
- a CDS encoding MATE family efflux transporter, giving the protein MNRQHIFEGSINKALISLAIPIVLAQILQSAYQLTDAFWVGRLGADQVAAVSVSTPVTFLVIAIGAGLAMAGATLSAQYMGAGNHKMVNHVAAQTMLMVIITAVTLGLCGYLLSPYFLDLLGVEASVYHDALQFMHVSFIGIIFVFTYAMFQSLMRGIGQVKIPLIIVLGTVLLNFILDPLFIFGVGDLKGLGVMGAALATLVTQGLAAIIGMCIFFRGKHGIHLTLSSFKPDFSYIKRAFFLGLPGSVELSARALGLIIMSFLVASFGTVTIASYGVGSTILQIVTIPAMGLAMAVSTLVGQNIGAKNIERASKITILGTIWGWVALTILGILAFIFAPHFVAFFIPDDENVIEHGAKFVRTMCLTWGFIGVQLCILSAFRASGNMLNTMMISLFSQWVVQFPLAYVLSKHTTLGTSGIWWAFALTNIIVALFSVAWFARGTWKHKNLTDDDKQIAKIADEAYIEIDEHRT; this is encoded by the coding sequence ATGAATCGCCAGCATATATTCGAAGGTTCCATAAACAAGGCATTAATTTCTCTTGCCATTCCTATTGTTTTAGCACAAATATTACAATCGGCTTATCAACTCACCGACGCTTTCTGGGTCGGACGTTTAGGGGCCGATCAAGTTGCCGCGGTATCGGTCAGTACACCTGTGACTTTTTTAGTGATTGCGATTGGTGCAGGGCTAGCCATGGCAGGAGCCACTTTGTCCGCTCAGTATATGGGGGCGGGCAATCATAAAATGGTGAACCATGTTGCTGCACAAACGATGCTCATGGTGATCATTACTGCCGTCACCTTAGGGCTATGTGGCTATCTCTTATCACCATACTTTCTAGATTTACTGGGTGTTGAAGCTTCGGTTTACCACGATGCTTTACAGTTTATGCATGTTTCGTTTATAGGCATTATTTTCGTTTTTACTTATGCCATGTTTCAATCTTTGATGCGAGGTATTGGCCAAGTAAAAATTCCGCTCATTATTGTCCTTGGAACCGTATTATTAAACTTTATCCTCGATCCCTTATTTATTTTTGGTGTGGGAGACCTTAAAGGCCTTGGTGTTATGGGAGCAGCCCTTGCAACCTTAGTGACTCAAGGACTAGCGGCAATAATAGGAATGTGTATTTTCTTTCGTGGTAAGCATGGCATCCATCTCACTTTAAGCAGCTTTAAACCTGATTTTTCTTATATTAAGCGCGCTTTTTTCTTGGGCTTACCAGGCTCGGTCGAATTATCGGCGCGAGCGTTAGGGCTAATTATTATGTCCTTTTTGGTTGCAAGTTTTGGCACCGTCACTATTGCATCTTATGGTGTGGGTTCAACCATATTACAAATCGTAACGATACCTGCGATGGGCTTGGCCATGGCGGTTTCGACATTAGTTGGTCAAAACATTGGGGCGAAAAATATCGAAAGGGCATCGAAAATAACCATTCTTGGGACAATTTGGGGCTGGGTGGCTCTAACCATATTGGGGATTTTAGCCTTTATTTTTGCACCACACTTTGTCGCTTTTTTCATCCCTGATGATGAGAATGTTATCGAACATGGGGCTAAATTTGTTCGAACCATGTGTTTAACTTGGGGCTTTATCGGCGTTCAATTGTGCATATTGTCAGCTTTTAGGGCCTCAGGAAATATGCTGAACACTATGATGATCTCATTATTTTCACAGTGGGTCGTACAATTTCCTTTAGCGTATGTATTATCGAAACATACGACATTAGGCACCTCTGGGATATGGTGGGCATTCGCTTTGACCAATATCATTGTTGCGCTTTTTTCTGTAGCTTGGTTTGCCAGAGGCACTTGGAAACATAAAAATCTAACAGATGATGATAAACAAATTGCCAAAATTGCCGATGAAGCCTATATAGAAATTGATGAACATCGAACATAA